CGGGCCGCCCGCGCGATGAAACTCCGGGTGCCATTGCACACCCATCACGAACGGCGCGCGCCGGTAGCGCACGGCTTCGATGATGCCATCCGACGCCGACACCGCTTCGATATTGAGATCGCGGCCGAGCGTCTTGACCGCCTGGTGGTGAATCGAATTGACGATCGCATCGCGCCGGCCCGGGAACATGTTGGCGAGCGTCGAACCGTCCGGGAAATGAATCCCGTGCCGATGCTGATCGTAGTTCTCGTTGACGTGCGTGCCCGCGGTCGGCACATCGGTGGCGATGTCCTGATACAAGGTCCCGCCGAACGCCACGTTGATCAGTTGACAGCCGCGGCACACGCCGAGCACCGGCTTGCCCGACTCGACGAACTCATGCAGCAGTTCGAGTTCGTACATGTCGCGCACGCGGTCGCCGGGCCACTCGTGGCTGCTCGCCTGTTCCGCGTAGGACTGCGGCGAGACGTCGGCACCGCCTTGCAACAGCAGACCGTCGAGGTGCTTCGCGTAATCACGCAAACGGATATTGCTCGGATGCAGCATGCCCTGATGACCGACCGTCGGAATCATGAACACCAGCACGTCGCGCGACATCACCCAGTGCGCGATCGATTCCTCGAGGTACTGCAAGGTCTTGCCGCGCAGCCCCTTCGCACCCGGCTCGGGATGGAAGATGCGCGCCGACACGCCGATGCGCAGCGTGCGTTGCGTGATCCGCTGGCCCGCGCGATCGAAAATCTGGCGCGCGCGCGCCGCGACGATGCGGCCGAACACGGTCCACGCCGAATCGTTTTGCTTCAGATAACGCGGCGGCGACGGCGGCAATGCGTTGGGCGGCGGCGGGTTCGACGCGGTGAAGTCAGGCGCCGCGCCGAAGCCGGGCGGCGGCGAGCCCGCGCGACGCTCGGTGGAGGCCGGGACCTCTTCGTTCACGGTAACGTCTTCAACGGAGCTAACCAGCCCGCCGTCCACGGGCTCGCTGCTCCCGACAGTCGGCGGCGGTCTCATTGCATGGACGCCG
The nucleotide sequence above comes from Paraburkholderia aromaticivorans. Encoded proteins:
- a CDS encoding gamma-glutamyl-gamma-aminobutyrate hydrolase family protein, whose translation is MSENKPENAGKPGNPTSPSASPAPSGITPGASTVGSVPLDLAASLPLSHEDAIQSPIKDVTPPDVSSTPTPAASTATPAAEEAAVRSSTDDPDSSSAVTPTDPQRARQRDAAEARSSAAASTAKQEAAVHEHEARRAGVHAMRPPPTVGSSEPVDGGLVSSVEDVTVNEEVPASTERRAGSPPPGFGAAPDFTASNPPPPNALPPSPPRYLKQNDSAWTVFGRIVAARARQIFDRAGQRITQRTLRIGVSARIFHPEPGAKGLRGKTLQYLEESIAHWVMSRDVLVFMIPTVGHQGMLHPSNIRLRDYAKHLDGLLLQGGADVSPQSYAEQASSHEWPGDRVRDMYELELLHEFVESGKPVLGVCRGCQLINVAFGGTLYQDIATDVPTAGTHVNENYDQHRHGIHFPDGSTLANMFPGRRDAIVNSIHHQAVKTLGRDLNIEAVSASDGIIEAVRYRRAPFVMGVQWHPEFHRAGGPELLDCTPLLDTFLRVARETRF